Sequence from the Dictyoglomus sp. NZ13-RE01 genome:
ACTCATAAAAAGTTTTCTTACTTTTTCAATATTTTGTGACATAACTGTTAAGACTTCTTCATGGGTCAAAGGATTTTTTGATATGCCTGCTGCATAATTTGTAACAAGAGAAACCACTGCATAACACATTTCAAGTTCTCTTGCCAAAATTACTTCAGGAACATTTGTCATACCAACCACATCTCCAAAATTTGCAAACATTCTTATTTCTGCAGGAGTTTCAAATCTTGGACCCTCTGTACATATATATGTCCCATAAGGATATATATTTAGATTTAACTCTTTCCCTGTCTCAATAAGTAACTTTCTAAGTTCAGGACAATAAGGTTCAGTATAGTCAATATGAATGACTTTACCATCTTGTCCATCATAATACGTATATTCCCTATTCTTAGTAAAATCAATAAACTGATCTATAACTACTAATCCTCCAGGCTCAAGATTCATTTTTAAACTTCCAACAGCAGTTGTTGCCAATATTCTTTCAACTCCCAAGGATTTTAATGCCCATAAATTTGCTTTGTAATTTATTTTATGAGGAGGCACAGAATGAGAAACCCCATGTCTTGCCAAGAAAGCAACTTCCTCTCCCATATATATTCCCTTCACAACTTTTGCTTGTCCATATGGTGTATCAATAACCAATTCTTCTGGTTTTTCTAAAAATTTGGGATCATAAACCCCAGTACCGCCAATTATTGCTATTCTCATCTATTTCACCTCTACCCTCAAAATTTTTCTAAAATAATTCCAGAGCCAATCTACAAAATCATTGAATAAATCATTTATGGTAGGAATCCTATTCGCCCTCATCCATATGCTGTACCAATAACTTGCAACATCTAATGTTGCTTTATCAATCTGCTTCTGAGTTAACTTACTTACCTTGACAAAGCCATTACCTTTTAGATAAGCGGTTTCTATATCTTTATAATAATTATGGGCATCTAATACACTCCTATAAATATAGCGGGTTGGCTGTGAAATATAAATTAATCTATCTGCCCTATTAGGTACAATTTGTTCTGCGTCTTTTTCATATTTACTATGAAATCCCTTTTCTTGAGAACTTGATGACGTATGTAAAGGCTGATTTAAGTCAGCTATGTAATGAGAAAAAACTCCCAATTCAAAAGCTACAAGCCTCCAAGGTCTTTTCTCTCTAATGAGTTCTATAATATAAAAATACTTTTCTCTTACTTTATCTAAACCTTTCCCTTTTCCAGTTTCAACCTCATAAATATGATTTTGAAAATCCCTATATACCCTATCTGGAGCTATAGAGCCCTCTAAAATTTCATTTTTATATGGAATTATACGATTTTTAAAATCTCTTGGCAAAGAATCTAAAGCTTTTTCAACAATTCTTTGATGAGTCTTACCACTCCATCCTAATATAGGAGATAAGAACAATAAAAGAAACAAAAATAATAAAATATACCTACGCATCAAAAACAACTCCTTAGAATAGAAATTATTAAAAAAAGCTAACTAACTTAGTATTATTAACATAAAAAGAGAAAATAGTAAAGGGTTATTAACAGTCTTTTAGGACTTTATATTATAGAATTTTAAATAAAGGTTGAGATCAAAGCACCTTTAGTTTCATCTATCAATTTTATTGCGTTTAAAATTAGAGTCTCAGTATTTATAGTAATATTTTTATCTATTTTAACTGATGTATCCGAGTAT
This genomic interval carries:
- the mtnP gene encoding S-methyl-5'-thioadenosine phosphorylase — encoded protein: MRIAIIGGTGVYDPKFLEKPEELVIDTPYGQAKVVKGIYMGEEVAFLARHGVSHSVPPHKINYKANLWALKSLGVERILATTAVGSLKMNLEPGGLVVIDQFIDFTKNREYTYYDGQDGKVIHIDYTEPYCPELRKLLIETGKELNLNIYPYGTYICTEGPRFETPAEIRMFANFGDVVGMTNVPEVILARELEMCYAVVSLVTNYAAGISKNPLTHEEVLTVMSQNIEKVRKLFMSVIPKIPKERNCICKDALKEYKGKG